The following are encoded in a window of Candidatus Schekmanbacteria bacterium genomic DNA:
- a CDS encoding UDP-N-acetylmuramoyl-L-alanyl-D-glutamate--2,6-diaminopimelate ligase, translating into MERKYFLKDLIRDAKCSSLSEIESVMVSGITADSREVEEGFLFVAIKGFKRDGHDYIKDAIDKGVSAVLVDTAFDETSIGADILKKITLLKSKDTRESFGIIASNYFGNPSKELKLIGITGTNGKTTTSYILNSILEKAGIVSGMIGTILYKIGDEEFPSSLTTPDAFTLNRFLRRMVDSGVTHTIMEVSSHSIRLKRIAGCSFSLGIFTNLSPEHLDFHKTIEEYYECKKSFFNYLNANDEAKAIVNIDDKWGRKIAKEFKEKVVTYSFDKPEANFKILSSKLSKSGIEGSICTGKGVVNFSSNLIGSFNFSNILAATAAAVELGISPDIIERGIESLDIVPGRFQRIEGNVDFDIIVDYAHTPDALEKLLTEAKKMCKKDLIVVFGCGGNRDTEKRPLMGKIASRIGTKIIITSDNPRNENPMDIINDILKGIDRNRRNNIEVVEDRREAIRYAIEKADAGDTIVIAGKGHEDYQIVGEKIIHLDDKEEVLKAIEGIRKNN; encoded by the coding sequence ATGGAAAGAAAATATTTTCTTAAAGATTTGATAAGAGATGCAAAATGTTCATCTTTATCAGAAATAGAATCTGTGATGGTTAGCGGCATAACAGCTGATTCAAGGGAAGTAGAAGAAGGTTTTTTGTTCGTTGCTATAAAGGGATTCAAGAGAGATGGACACGATTACATCAAAGATGCAATCGATAAAGGCGTTTCCGCAGTTTTGGTAGACACTGCTTTTGATGAAACCTCTATTGGTGCAGATATTTTAAAGAAGATTACACTCCTAAAAAGCAAAGATACAAGAGAAAGTTTTGGAATTATTGCTTCCAATTATTTTGGAAATCCTTCAAAAGAATTGAAGCTCATTGGAATTACAGGCACTAACGGGAAAACCACTACTTCATATATATTAAATTCAATCCTTGAAAAAGCCGGCATCGTTTCCGGAATGATAGGAACGATTCTTTACAAAATAGGAGATGAGGAGTTTCCTTCATCACTTACGACTCCTGATGCTTTTACATTGAATAGATTTCTGAGAAGGATGGTAGATAGCGGCGTAACTCATACAATAATGGAGGTGTCTTCTCATTCTATTCGTCTTAAAAGGATTGCAGGATGCAGTTTTTCATTAGGGATTTTTACTAATTTAAGTCCTGAACATTTAGATTTTCATAAGACAATAGAAGAATATTATGAATGCAAAAAATCCTTCTTCAACTATTTAAATGCAAATGATGAAGCAAAAGCAATCGTAAATATCGATGATAAATGGGGAAGAAAAATTGCAAAGGAGTTTAAAGAAAAAGTTGTTACTTATAGCTTTGATAAACCTGAAGCCAATTTCAAAATTCTTTCCTCTAAATTATCGAAATCAGGAATAGAAGGCAGTATCTGCACAGGCAAAGGAGTTGTTAATTTCTCTTCAAATCTTATAGGAAGTTTCAATTTTTCAAACATTTTAGCGGCTACGGCGGCGGCAGTGGAACTTGGTATCTCTCCTGATATTATTGAAAGAGGAATTGAATCACTTGATATTGTGCCCGGAAGATTTCAGAGGATTGAGGGCAATGTAGATTTTGATATTATCGTTGACTATGCCCATACTCCTGATGCCCTTGAAAAACTGTTAACTGAAGCTAAAAAAATGTGCAAGAAGGATTTGATTGTTGTTTTTGGATGCGGCGGCAATAGAGATACGGAGAAAAGACCATTGATGGGAAAAATTGCTTCAAGAATAGGCACAAAAATAATCATAACATCAGACAACCCAAGAAATGAGAATCCTATGGACATTATAAATGACATTCTAAAAGGCATTGATAGAAATAGACGCAACAATATTGAAGTTGTTGAAGACAGAAGGGAGGCAATTCGATATGCAATCGAAAAAGCAGATGCAGGAGATACTATAGTCATTGCAGGGAAAGGGCATGAAGATTATCAGATAGTCGGGGAGAAGATTATCCACCTTGATGACAAAGAAGAAGTATTAAAGGCAATTGAAGGGATTAGGAAAAATAATTGA